From Mucilaginibacter rubeus, a single genomic window includes:
- a CDS encoding YciI family protein: protein MKKHYVIKLTGKRPTFPNDMTDDERLIMQAHSEYLKGKMKEGLVLIFGPVFDPKGVYGLGIVVVDDETQVQEIIANDPANALGTYEVALMMALTQA, encoded by the coding sequence ATGAAAAAGCATTACGTAATCAAGCTAACCGGTAAGCGCCCAACGTTTCCTAATGACATGACCGATGATGAGCGGCTTATCATGCAGGCGCATTCTGAATACCTGAAAGGAAAGATGAAGGAAGGGCTGGTACTTATCTTCGGCCCCGTTTTCGACCCTAAAGGTGTTTACGGTTTGGGCATTGTGGTTGTTGATGATGAAACACAAGTGCAGGAAATCATCGCCAATGACCCGGCCAATGCGCTGGGGACTTATGAGGTTGCATTGATGATGGCCTTGACGCAGGCTTAG
- a CDS encoding carboxymuconolactone decarboxylase family protein, with protein MNRLKINTAEPAGYRAMIALEKYIESTELTTRHKDLIKIRASQINGCAFCVDMHTTDARKAGETERRIYNISVWHEAPFFDEQERAILALTEEVTLITGRVSDETYKKAAELFDEKYLAQVIMAIITINAWNRIGVTTQLQPPLN; from the coding sequence ATGAACCGCTTAAAAATCAACACCGCCGAACCAGCCGGATACAGGGCCATGATAGCCCTTGAAAAATACATTGAAAGCACCGAGTTAACTACCCGTCATAAAGACCTGATCAAGATTCGTGCTTCACAAATTAATGGCTGTGCCTTTTGTGTGGATATGCACACTACCGACGCCCGCAAAGCAGGTGAAACCGAACGCAGAATTTACAATATCAGCGTTTGGCATGAAGCTCCTTTCTTTGACGAACAGGAACGCGCTATCCTGGCTTTAACTGAAGAAGTAACCCTGATCACCGGCCGCGTATCTGACGAAACTTATAAAAAAGCAGCCGAACTATTTGACGAAAAATATTTAGCACAGGTAATTATGGCTATCATCACCATTAACGCCTGGAACCGCATTGGTGTAACTACCCAACTGCAGCCACCGCTTAATTAA
- a CDS encoding Crp/Fnr family transcriptional regulator codes for MYPELINHIKRYIQLSPADEEIICQHFELKKFKKKEIILEPGKLCAGNYFVIKGLVRQYFVNNKLNEQIIQFGLESWWIADQDSLLNHQPATTYIQTIEASELLLLSEKNRVALFGAVPQMESYFRVMMQKAFVASQRRIGYIFNQNDEERYRHFTGLFPGFVQRVPQYMLASYLGFTPQFLSRIRAKKI; via the coding sequence ATGTATCCCGAACTCATCAACCATATTAAACGATACATTCAACTATCCCCGGCTGATGAGGAAATCATTTGCCAGCATTTTGAACTGAAGAAATTTAAAAAGAAAGAAATTATTCTGGAGCCGGGCAAACTTTGCGCGGGCAACTATTTCGTGATCAAAGGCCTGGTACGGCAATATTTTGTTAACAATAAACTTAACGAGCAAATTATCCAGTTTGGTTTGGAAAGCTGGTGGATTGCCGACCAGGACAGCCTGCTTAACCATCAACCGGCTACCACCTATATTCAAACTATCGAGGCTTCAGAATTATTGCTGCTTAGCGAAAAGAACCGTGTAGCACTATTCGGAGCTGTGCCGCAAATGGAGAGTTATTTCCGGGTAATGATGCAAAAAGCCTTTGTAGCATCGCAAAGGCGCATCGGTTATATTTTTAATCAGAACGACGAAGAGCGCTATCGACACTTCACCGGCCTTTTTCCGGGCTTTGTACAACGGGTACCTCAGTATATGCTGGCCTCCTATTTAGGCTTCACCCCTCAGTTTTTAAGCAGGATCAGGGCCAAAAAAATCTGA